The following are encoded together in the Flavihumibacter fluvii genome:
- a CDS encoding TIM barrel protein: protein MIKDRRNFIKQCSLTAASLALANPLLNNAFAGSPPPKLFFEISLAEFSFASDLWGGKMTNLDFPAKAKKDFGISTVEYVAMFFNNKHTSTEYLADLKKRAEDVGVKNNLIMVDGENLSDLDDVKRKKAVESHYSWVDAAKYLGCSAIRVNLGTMDMFGSAEDEAKASVDGYGRLLEYGAKNDMDIIVENHTGRSCDAQWLTAIMKEVNHPRAGVLPDFGNFCINRTKPATQDIAGYMATKCLEQYDLYKGVEELMPYAKGVSAKTHKFKANGDEAEMDFNRLFTIIKKSGFSGYVGIEYEGGLMRTMGKDESYLLNDEGVMATKKLLEKVGKA from the coding sequence ATGATAAAAGATCGCAGAAATTTCATTAAACAATGCAGTTTAACTGCAGCCTCGCTTGCGCTGGCCAACCCGCTTTTGAATAATGCCTTCGCAGGTTCACCTCCTCCTAAATTATTCTTTGAAATTTCGCTGGCGGAATTTTCTTTCGCCAGTGATCTCTGGGGCGGTAAAATGACCAATCTTGATTTTCCGGCAAAAGCGAAAAAGGATTTCGGCATCAGCACCGTTGAATATGTGGCGATGTTTTTCAATAACAAACATACCAGTACAGAATACCTGGCTGACCTTAAAAAAAGGGCCGAAGATGTGGGTGTGAAAAACAACCTGATCATGGTGGACGGCGAAAACTTATCTGACCTGGATGATGTAAAAAGGAAAAAGGCAGTAGAGTCCCATTACAGTTGGGTAGATGCAGCAAAATACCTGGGATGCTCTGCCATCAGGGTGAACCTGGGTACGATGGACATGTTTGGTTCTGCGGAAGATGAAGCCAAAGCTTCAGTAGATGGCTATGGCCGACTACTCGAATATGGTGCGAAAAACGATATGGATATTATTGTCGAAAACCATACCGGAAGATCCTGCGATGCACAATGGCTTACGGCCATCATGAAAGAAGTAAATCATCCGCGTGCAGGCGTCTTACCAGATTTTGGTAATTTCTGTATCAACCGAACAAAGCCGGCCACACAGGATATTGCCGGCTATATGGCCACCAAATGCCTTGAGCAATATGACCTTTACAAAGGCGTGGAAGAACTAATGCCGTATGCAAAAGGGGTGAGTGCGAAAACACATAAATTCAAAGCCAATGGCGATGAAGCAGAGATGGATTTTAATCGGTTATTTACCATTATCAAAAAATCGGGCTTTTCAGGATATGTGGGAATTGAATATGAAGGCGGACTCATGCGCACCATGGGCAAGGATGAATCTTACCTCCTGAATGATGAGGGCGTGATGGCCACTAAGAAATTGCTGGAAAAAGTTGGTAAAGCCTAG
- a CDS encoding acyloxyacyl hydrolase, producing the protein MRYPFILKVISCLFISIKLAAQSDPNDGTFKFFSLKLHTGKHIYTGEALTDKLKNGYGAIELRTGWQSQGKADWQRQYNFPSYGLGWYSGYVGDVDIFGSPHALFGFITFPLTKNQRNTFQVEPSLGVTFNLHPYNPDHNSINDAIGAKLAAYFAIHAGGKYELNREIDLLYGFDLTHFSNGRTVTPNLGLNMLGFSLGARYNYNSMQRKVDKSIHPTTILEARPTFGKTENPDKIREDNVSFYQAFGTVQNKDDAGTNNRYLTTSTVVEYQHKFNTKHAANIGFDAFFDPSARDTAEFTANKEEMETFFPAVHIGYDLMFWRMSFRFQLGFNLTSIGRELKGNTFIRPAIQYNISKKFYAQLGLKTMNGATADWVEWGLGYKMYYSRYNGKR; encoded by the coding sequence ATGCGATACCCCTTTATCCTTAAGGTAATATCGTGCCTGTTTATTTCGATAAAACTAGCTGCCCAATCCGACCCCAATGATGGAACATTTAAGTTCTTTAGTTTGAAGTTGCATACGGGAAAACACATTTATACCGGGGAAGCTTTAACGGATAAACTTAAAAATGGCTATGGGGCCATTGAACTTCGCACCGGCTGGCAATCCCAGGGTAAGGCGGACTGGCAGAGACAATACAATTTTCCTTCTTATGGTTTGGGATGGTACAGCGGCTATGTAGGGGATGTGGATATTTTTGGGAGTCCCCACGCACTTTTTGGATTTATTACTTTCCCGCTTACCAAAAACCAGCGCAATACCTTCCAGGTTGAACCATCCCTTGGGGTAACCTTTAACCTTCATCCTTATAATCCCGATCATAACAGCATCAATGATGCTATCGGGGCAAAGCTCGCCGCCTATTTTGCGATCCATGCCGGCGGTAAATACGAATTGAACCGGGAAATTGATTTATTGTACGGATTTGACCTGACACATTTCAGTAATGGTCGTACGGTAACACCCAATCTTGGCCTGAATATGTTGGGTTTTAGTCTTGGGGCACGCTATAATTATAATTCGATGCAAAGGAAGGTGGACAAATCCATTCATCCCACCACCATCCTGGAAGCCCGGCCAACATTTGGTAAGACTGAAAATCCTGATAAGATCAGGGAGGATAATGTTTCTTTTTACCAGGCCTTTGGAACCGTCCAGAATAAAGATGATGCGGGTACCAATAACCGATACCTTACTACCTCCACCGTGGTGGAATACCAGCATAAGTTCAATACCAAGCATGCCGCAAATATTGGCTTTGATGCATTTTTTGATCCAAGTGCCCGCGATACTGCAGAATTCACCGCTAATAAAGAAGAGATGGAAACATTTTTTCCGGCTGTTCATATTGGCTATGACCTGATGTTCTGGCGTATGTCCTTCAGGTTTCAGCTTGGCTTTAACCTCACCTCAATTGGCCGCGAATTAAAAGGAAATACATTCATCCGTCCGGCCATTCAATATAATATTTCCAAAAAATTCTATGCCCAGCTTGGATTAAAGACCATGAATGGTGCAACCGCAGATTGGGTGGAGTGGGGCCTGGGGTACAAGATGTATTATTCCCGGTACAACGGCAAGCGCTGA
- a CDS encoding GNAT family N-acetyltransferase yields MRIETTRLFLLPLSYDQLVKYMRCDNSLEEELHLQHQERIMAPALKEAFEETILPNVADPAKNYLYNTLWTAISKAGNLMVGDICIVGEPTAAGEIEIGYGTYDQFKGKGFMTEAVGGIIEWAKTQVDVKAIIASTEKTNTASFRVLEKNGFVRSGETDTLFKWTLPILV; encoded by the coding sequence ATGCGTATAGAAACCACACGGCTTTTCCTTTTACCTCTCAGTTACGACCAACTGGTAAAATATATGCGGTGCGACAATTCCCTGGAAGAAGAATTGCACCTGCAGCATCAGGAAAGGATTATGGCACCGGCATTGAAAGAGGCATTTGAGGAAACCATCCTGCCTAATGTTGCCGACCCGGCTAAAAACTATTTATACAATACCTTATGGACCGCCATTTCCAAAGCCGGCAATTTAATGGTAGGCGATATCTGTATTGTTGGTGAACCAACTGCAGCCGGTGAGATCGAGATCGGTTATGGTACTTATGATCAATTCAAGGGAAAAGGGTTTATGACAGAAGCCGTAGGTGGCATCATTGAATGGGCTAAAACACAAGTAGATGTGAAAGCCATAATTGCTTCTACCGAAAAAACCAATACGGCTTCATTCAGGGTACTTGAAAAAAATGGTTTTGTACGATCCGGTGAAACAGATACATTGTTTAAATGGACACTGCCAATCCTTGTATAG